TAATTTAATTTCTGCTGAGTAGCGCCATTCTAAGAAGGGACGGAAACCACAATGTAAAGCGACTAAGCGCAGTCTTAGAGCTGGAGAATCTCCTAGTGCTTTTAACAAATCCACTAATTCCTTTCGTTCCGCACTTGTAAATAGAGGACGGAAACAGTAAGGGGCATGAATTAAGGCTAATCGACAGCGTTGTTGCTGAATCGGCTTAGGATTCCAGTTTCGTCTGGCAAAGGCTGGCAACAGACTTTCCTCATAAATTCGGATTAATCCTCGTAACTCTAGGGCTTTCCGTTTTGGGCGCACAGCTTTGGTGTCTGTCCAAACCCGATAAGAGCCTAAAATTTGATCGCTATAAATATTGCCATAACCTACATCTGCCATGCGAACAATCAAGTCGTAATCTTCTACAAATTCAGGACGATCTTGATATACGTTTAATTCATGCAAGGCTGCAGCCCGAAAAAGACAAAGGTTTGCTGCCATCCGAAATCCTGAAACAGCTGCTTTGAGTTCTTTTTCACCATTCCAAAATTCTTCATTTCTCGCTAATCGACGAATTCCGTGTTTTTTTCCATATTCATCAATTTGCTCAACTGCTGCATGGGCATAGCCAGCATCAGCATATTTCTCCATTAGCGGGACTAAGATTTCTAGATAATTCGGCTTTAAGATGTCATCGGAGTCAAGACGAACAATATATGGAGTGTTGGGTTGGCTGAGTAACCACGTATTATTGGCTGCAATTCCTAAATTTTTCGGTTGACGATAGTAACGGATTTGTGGAAATTTTTGACGAAGTTGACTCATCACTGTTGGGGTTTCATCGGTACTGGCATCATCAGAAACCCAGACTTCAACATGGGGATAGGTCTGTTGGCAAGCACTAATAACCGATTCTGGTAAATACTTGGCTTGGTTATAAGTAGGGATACAAATAGCAACTGATGTGGGATGTGGCATCGGGAATAAAGTTTGATTAATTAACTAAGAGTTTATTAGGATTCCATTCAGAAAAGGTGGGTTAATCGAATTAAGCTATAGGTTTGGATGTTTTTCGAGATAAGTTTCTAAGATCAGGGGTTGTTGCAAGCTCTCTCGCCAAGTCAACCATCCTTGATAACGCCCTTTAATAGAGGCAAGGCATTTTTGTGTTGCTAAAGAACGTTGTCGAGGGAGTAATCTTAGCCATTGCAGGAATCCAGGGGCTTGCGTTGTCCCAATTAATCCTGCCCAAATTAGAAAAATAGTTCGCCTGAGAGGGGGAAGAAATTCCAATAAACTCAAGGTTCTCACGGGGTGACAATCGTGTTGTAATCGCCTCAAGCGCTGACGTAGATAGCCTTTTATAATAAACAGATCAGGCTGCGCGATCACGCTAACTGTGCGATCGCAGAAACCAAAATGAACTTAAAAAATGCTACCAAAATTATATCGCAATCACCTTGCTAATCGACTCACTCGTGCCCAATTATTAAGCCTAGAAATCTGGGTATGGCTGTTACAAGTTCATAAAAATGTGAAAATCGAAAAACTAGCTGCGTACTATCCTTTACCGATTAAGTATGAAAGTCGTCGCCGTCGTCTTCAAAGATTTCTAGTGCTTCCTTCCCTGTCCATGGCCCTAATTTGGTTTCCAATCATTAAAGAAATTATTAAACTCATTCACCCAAGTAATCAACCTCTTTACTTAGCTTTAGACAGAACGCAGTGGCAAGATAAAAACTTGTTTGTTGTCGCCTTCATTCATCAGAAACGAGCTCTTCCCATTTATTGGCAATTTTTATCAAAGAAAGGAGCCAGTAATTTAAAAGAACAAAAAGCTTTACTCAAACCGATTTTGAAACTTCTGAGAGGTTATCGATTAATCATTTTAGGAGACCGTGAATTTCATAGCATCGAGCTGGCTAAATGGTTACGGAGAGAGAAAGTGGGCTTTGTTCTGCGTCAGAAAAAAGACCGAAACATTCAAGTCAAAGGAAAAGATTGTCAATCTCTTAGTTGCTTCGACTTTCAACCAGGAGACTCTCATTTCTTTCCTAATATAAAAGTGGGTAAAAACGGATTCGGTCAATTTTCTGTTGCCGTTAAATGGAAAAAGAAATACCGAGGAAGTGTCGAAAAAGAGCCTTGGTATCTTCTGACTAATCTTCCCGATCTCGACTCGGCAATCAAAGCTTATCAAAAGCGTATGGGAATCGAAGCCATGTTTAAGGATTGTAAGATCGGAGGTTATAATTTAGAAGGCTCTAAGGCTTCAGTAAAAAGACTAAGTAATTTGGTTTTGTTGTGCGCGATCGCGTACACGGTCTCCAGTTTAAAGGGGCAATCCATTCGGTTCAAAGGTCAACAAGAATATCTTGGTCGTCTGAGAACAGTGAAGCAAAAAATGACGAAAAATAGTAATTTCTTAATCGGCTTATATGGTCAAACTTGGATCATCACTCAGATTTTTGTCAAAGATTGGGTAGAAGAATTGATGAGTCTTAATCGCAATAAGTTTCCCTTTTATCAGAAAGGGTTAAGAGCTATGGAACTTATACAGCAAGGGGCTTAAGCCAGTCGTCACCCCTTGAGCTCAAGGTTTCATTATGAACTTGATTGATGTAAGCGGTTTGGTTGAAGTCACTGCGTTGATCTTCATCAAAACGTTGGGCAGGATAGTGGTTAACGGCGACAGTGGGATCGTAAATAATTTTTGCTCCCTTCCGTTTTAGGGCAAGACAAAATGCAAGTTCAAAGTGGACTTGTGCGCCACTCCCTCGCATTCGGGGGTCAAACCTTAATTGCGCGATCGCGCGACGACGAAAACTCATATTTACGCCTTTAATCACATCGACATTCTTTAACCAGCCTGTTCCGAGATGATGGTTGCCAATGACTCGTCCAAACCATTGCACTTGCCCGACTTTCTCAGTTAATTTGCCTGGATGTAATTGCTTGTCTAGATAAACCCAATCCCGCCCTCCTAAACCGACAAGATTTTCATCTACCACAAAATGACATTCAATTAGTTCTAGCCAATCAGGATGAGGGGCTGCATCGTCATCGGTAAAGCTAATAATATCTCCTGAAGCAGCTTCAAGCCCAACATTCATAGCGGCAATAACCCCTGGCGTGGTTACCGATAAGACTTTTAAGGGTAAAAATTCTGAATTATAGATTTGCAGAAAGGTTTGAGTGAGTTCATCCGTGTCTCGGACAATAATTAGAAGTTCATCCACCGGACGAGTTTGAGCTTTAATCGCTTCTAAGCATCGTGCTAAGTCTTGTGGGCGACGATAAGTTGGAATAATCAGGGTAATTTTCATTGTCTTTTCAAATTAATCTCAATAATGATGTACTAGGCTTTCCAGCTATTGGGTAGAAGTCATAACAAATGATGAGTTTTAGCAGTATGAAATGATGCTTCTACCCATCTGCGATCTCTACTTAAGAGTTAATTCGCTTGTTTTTTAGTCTTCAAGTGTCTTTTTTTGCCCTCCCCCATAACTATAGGAATCACTATATTTTTCTTAATCGGAAACCATAACGGATAAATATTAGGATGAGTGAGATAACCTTTTATTAATCCGTGCGCTAAATAGTTAACATGGGAAAGTGAAGTACGGCAGTTTTCTATATGCAATTAAAAGACGCTCGGAGTTTACCCCCTCAAGCTCAACAAGCAATCCGTAAAAGGGCGGTCATGGCAGTGATTGAGAACAAACGTTCTCAAGGAGAAGTGGCCCAAGAGTTTGGAGTTACTCGTACAGCAGTTAATCAGTGGGTGCAACGTTACCGTCGTGGGGGTGAGACAGCTCTCAAAGCTTGTAAACAAGGTCGTCGTGAGCATCCTACCTTGGCGCGATCGCAGGTAACGACAATTACTCGTCTCATTCGGGATTACAGCCCAGAACAACTACAACTGCCATTTACTCTCTGGACTCGACAAGCCGTATCTCAGCTCATTGAACAATGTTGGGGAATTACTCTTTCTCAAACGACGATTGGTCGTTATCTGCGTCGTTGGGGACTGTCTCCACAAAAGCCTGCCAAATGCGCTCGTGAGCAATGTCCTCACCAGCTTCAGCATTGGTTAACTCATGAATATCCAGCGATTCACAAGCGAGCACAGCAGGAAGGAGCTGAGATTCATTGGGGTGATGAAATGGGATTGCGTTCGGACCATCAAGCAGGGACTTGTTGGTCTGAGGTAGGGAAAACGCCAATTGTAGAAGGAACTGGGCAACGTTTCAGTTGCAACTTAATTTCCGCCCTGACCAATCGAGGAACCCTACGCTTTCAAGTATTTCAAGGGGGATTTAATAGCGATGTCTTTTTGGAATTTTTACGCCGATTAATTCGCTCCAGGGAAAACAAAGTTTTTTTGATTGTAGATCGCCACCCAGTACATCGCTCCCGTAAAGTTCAACAATGGGTAGCTCAACATCAGGATGAATTGGAACTGTTTTATCTTCCCCCCTACAGCCCAGAACGAAATCCCGATGAATTTCTCAATCAGGACATTAAAAGCAATGCTATGAGACGACAAAGACCCCGTAATCGTAATGAACTCATGAAAAGGGTTCGCTCTTATTTATACAGTCTTCAGAAATGTCCCGAACGTATTAGTCGTTATTTTTGGGCTCAGCCAGTTCAATATGCTGGCCTTTAGGTGTTAACTATTTCCTGCACGGATTAATAACTGAAAGAGCAAGAAAAAGAAAAATTTGATTAAAGGATTAGAAATTGCCATTGATCCTTCTATCCAATAAATATCTGAACTATTTTTTCTAGATTGATTAAAAGAGTTCATGGAACTAATATAGTTAGGGAAATCTTTTATTTTTAGGGGGCGGGCGATTTTTTGAGAATTTTCTATTTCTAAGGCAATAATTGCTTTAATTTCTGGAATATTAGGCTGGGACAAAAAAGTAATAGTATTGACAACTGCACATCTTTTTATCTCCTCAATTTCTTTGTTTAATAGATGTGTTTCTCCTAACTCCTTTGCATAAGCAATAACGATATTATGTAAAGATTCAACTAAATTTTCTTCCTTTCCTTTGTAATCACTCATTACAGTAGGATAATTAGCCATCATCAACAATTTTTCAATTAAATGCCAATTGCGAAAAATAATTTCAGTTTTAGAAGGCTCAGGCTTAATAACAACATCTTGTTCTAAGAAAGCTTTATACTCTCCTGCTTCTAAAGTCGTTATATAATTTCGTAGAATCCCAAAATAATAACCTGTTACATTTTGGTTTAAGATAGTTTTAAGTGACTTTTGCAAGTTAAGAGTCCAACCTAAGTCAACTAACGCCCACTCAGATGAAGAAAGAAGCCCCTCTTGGGTAAAATAGTCAAGGATAATATCACGCGCAGCTTTAGCTTTCTCTAAGATAATAGACTTTACGTTTGGATGCTGAAGAACTTGCCAAAGTGTTTCTAAGTTTTCTGATGAAATTGGTTGTTTCCAAAAGCTAGTAGTCAAATTATGTTGACTTAAAACCGATTCAATTTCTAATGGATCTATATTTAGTTTGTTAAAAACATCAGTTAAAGGATTAGATTCTCCTTGAATAAATACCCAGTCAAGAGTTTCTTGACTTACTTCTGTTATCGAAGCTAGAAATAAGGTCTGACGTGAAGTGTCGAGATAGCAACACTCTGGCACTGGTCGAGACTTAGCAAGTATATGAGCTATCTTGAGAAAAAGTTGTCCCTCAGAAGCAACAAAATATAATCGTTGAATCCCTCTTTTGTAAGCATCTTCTAATACCCAGGCCACATAGCTAGTTAATAAGGGAGAAATTACATTAGTTGCTAAACTTGCTAAATGTTGAGAAAGTGTAACCTCATCAGTATATTCTAGCCTGACTGATCTGCTAATTCCTGCAATTTGTGAATGGACGAGGGGCGGTTTTAAGGATTTAGTTATGATACTTGTTTCATAACGGTTTAATTGAATATCTTTGCAATAAGTAGCTTTAATTCCTAATTGCCGAGGCATCATAACATCACTGTAAATATTGTCACCATAATGATGAAGCTGATTAGGTTTTATCCCCTCTTTTTTTTAGTACATATTTAAATAAACTACCAGTTCCTTTTACTAAGCCAATATCACTGGATATATAAAGAGAATCTGCTAATTCTGCTATTTCAAATTTTAAAAGAATGTCTCTAATTACACTATAAGGCAAATACATATCGGAAATAAAAATTATTTTTTCTCCTTGCTGGCGCAGACGTTTAATTAAAGTTTGTGTTGCTTTGATCGGGCGTAAGTGTTTGACTTCTAGTAAAATTTCTTTTTCAGCAGAAGAGAGTTGTTTTAATGTATTATCCTTTTCATAGATTTGGTGAATTGAAATATCTTCTCGTTTAGACTCTGACCTCGTGCGATGTTCTGCATTAATTCTGGCTTTAACTAGATTGGAGGATTGTTCTAAACCAGAATCTTGACTTAACAAATAGAACAAATCAATTGGATGAGCAAAGGTTCGAGTAATACAAGTATCAAAAATATCAAAAGAGTAAATCATGCTTTCTTATTCCTTTACATTTTAATCAATTACTTAAAAGGGTTTCCAGATCTTCAAAAGTTGAATTAAACGAGCAATAGGAAGAGGAAATTCTAATGTTGTTTGCCCTGAATTCCAATGAGCTTGTCTAACTCTATTTATTTTTGTTTTAAGTGAGCTTTTAGGAGCATTTACCTGAAAATTTAGAAACGAACCATTTTCAGTACAATCCATTATAGAAACTTCATTTTTTTTAGGAAATTTTATTAAACGGAATAATTTTTTATAGGCTTTATCAGCTTGACGCTCTATTTGATCTAAATTACATTGGCTTTGTTCTTTAAAGTATTCTACAATTCCTGAAAAGAATAGATCATTTGATTTGGAAGTGGGAGCAATTACGGATTCTAAAGCGATACCAGCATTAGGCATTATAACTCCATCATTATCTTGATATCCCTCAGTGCTAGGGAACTCGATCTCTAAAATATTTTCTATTAATAGATGATAAGCAAAAATGCATGAACGTGGATATTTATTATGTTTTAATTCATCTGTGCTAATCCCTGAAATATTTAAGTTAGGAATATCTGGTTTATGTCTAGAGGATATTGCAAAGTATAATCCTACCCATTCATATTGTGAAAAACTTCTCATTAACATTCCTTGGGTATTTCCGAACCATCCAGTATCGACTAAAATAATTTTTTCTTTTCCCTCTAAAAGATTTCCTAAATACTTTTTAAAGTTCATATGCTGTTTCAAAAAATAATTATTTTCTAAATTATTTTCTCTATATATTTTTTTAATATATTCTGGATTTCTTAAAATACTATAATCAAAAACATAATCAAAATCAGTATATAAGCAAGATTTAGTACAAGCTAATCTAGAAATATAAAGATCCTTTTCAGTTAGGTTACATTTAAGATTATTTAATTTGCGGTATAATTGATACAAGTATCTTAACCGTAAGCCTCCACGAGCCATATACAATATAATATAACTATCATTATAATTATTAGTTATTTCTTTATGAAGAAGGTGACAGAATTCATAAAAAATTGGACCTAGTATGTTTTTTGAAAATAAAAATCTTTCTTGGATTATTTTACTTTCTAATTTATTTAATGTTTTCATATTTAATTTGAGCATAATTTATAAAAAATATAATTCAATTACTTAAAAGTGTTCCCAGATTTTCAAAAGTTGAATTAAACGAGCAATAGGAAGAGGAAATTCTAATGTTGTTTGTCCTGATCTCCAAGGTGATGTTTTTACTAAAGACCTTTTAGCTTGGAAAGATTTTAACTCTTTGCTCTTTTTAAGAACCTCAGGTGAGTCACTGGTACTACAATCCATCATAGACAACTCACTTTTTCTAGGAAATTTTATTAAACGAAATAAATGCTTATAGGCTTCGTTAGCTTTATTATGTATTTTATTTGAATCAAATTGCTTTTGTTCCTTAAAGTATTCTATAATTCCTAAAAAATATGGATTCTTATCATTTAAGTTAGGAGCAATTGTAGATTCTGAAGCTATACCATTAATAGGCATTACTTTTCCCTCGTTATATTGATACTCTTCAGTGCTAGGAAAATCGATCTTTAAAACAGCCTCAATTAATAGAGAATGAGAAAAAATACATGAACGTGGATATTTATTATGTCTAATTTCATCTGAGCTAACTCCTAGAATATGCTTTAAGTGAGCATTATTAGAATTATTTTTTGGTCTAGATTTTGCATAAAAATATAATCCTATCCATTCATATTGCGAGAAGCTTCTCATTAGCATACCTTGAGTGGTTCCGCTCCCTCCACTATCGACTAAAATAATTTTTTGTTTTCCTTCTAAAAGGTCATCTAAATATTTTTTGAGCCTTATATTATGTTCCAAAAAATAGCTTTTTAACCAGTAACTTTCCTGATATCTATTTTTTAATTTTTCAATATAAAGTTCCCCTTGCTTACAGCCATCTCGAAAATTTTGACTTAAATCTTGCGCTTTTATTATCGATTCAAAAATTTCAGTAAAACTACTGGAATGTTCTGTTGTCATAATAAAATCAAAAACATAATCAAAATCAGTATATAAGCAGGATTTAGCACAACAGAATCTAGAAATATAAAAATCCTTTTCAACAAGTTTGCATTTTAAGTTATTTGATTGGCGGTATAATTGATATAAATACCTTAATCTAAGTCCATCGCGAGCCATATATAATATGATATCAGTATCATGATTGTAATTATTGTTTACTTCTTCATGCAGAAGATGACAAAATTCATAAAAAATCGGCCCTAGTATATTTTTTGAAAATGAAATTCTTTCCTGCATTATTCTACTGTCTAATTCATATAATGTTTTCATTTTTAAGTTGAGTATAATTAATATTTATTGGGTTGTTTTTTAAAACTAATTTTAACTATTAAAAAAGTAAATTATGCTTTATTATCCTTTGAAATTCTATTAATTTTTACTTAAAAGACTTCCCAGATCTTCAAAAGGTGAATAAAATGAGCAATAGGAAGAGGAAATTCTAATGTTGTTTGTCCTGACTTCCAATGAGCTTGTCTAATTCTATTTATTTTTGTTTGAAGTGAGCCTTCAAGATCATCTGCCTGAAGGATTAGAGGCGAATCATTACTAGTACAATCCATCATAGAAACTTCTTTTCTTTTAGGAAATTTTATTAAACGGAATAATTTTTTGTAGGCTTTATCTGCTTGACACTCTATTTGATCTAAATTACATTGGCTTTGTTCTTTAAAGTATTCTACAATTCCTGAAAAAAATAGGTCATTTGATTTGGAAGTGGGAGCAATTACGGATTCTGAAGCTATACCAGTATTAGGCATTATAATTCCATCATCATCTTGATATCCCTCAGCGCTAGGGAAATCGATGTTTAAAATATCTTCTATTAACAGAAAATAAGAAGAAATACATGAACGTGGATATTTATTATGTTTTAGGTCATCTGTGCTAATACCTAAAATATTTAAATCAGGAATATCTGGTTTATGTCTAGAGATTTTTCCAAAGTATAATCCTATCCATTGATATTGTGAGAAACTTCTCATTAACATTATTTGAATATTTCCTGACCATCCAGTATCAACTAAAATAATTTTTTCTTTTTTCTCTACAAGATTATCCAAGTATTTTTTAAGTTTAATATAGTGTTCTAAATAGTAATTTTTTACCAATTTAGTTTCTCTATATATTGTCTTGATATATTCTGGATTTGTTTTGATAGCATAATCGAAAACATAATCAAAATCACTATAGAAGCAAGATTTAGTACAAGCTAATCTAGAAATATAAAAATCCTTTTCAACAAGGCTGCATTTTAAGTTATTTAATTGGCGGTATAATTGATATAAATATCTTAATCTAAGTCCATCGCGAGCCATATATAATATGATATCAGTATCATGATTGTAATTATTGTGTATTTCTTTATGAAGAAGATGACAAAATTCATAAAATATCGGACCTAGGATATTTTTTGCAAAAGATGTCTTTTCCTGAGTTATTTTACTGTCTAATTGATTTAATGTTTTCATATTATTAAACTTGAGCATAATAACTATTTATTGGGTTGTCTTTTCAAATAAATCTAAATAATGCTGTGCCATAGTCTTCCAGCTATATTGTTCGGCTATGGTTCTAGCAGCTTTTCCCATTCGAGTCCTAAGATTAAGATTGTTACTTAGGGTAGTGAGGGCTTCGGTTAAAGCCGAAATGTTTTCCGAGTCTGATAAAACTAAACCGCAATCAGAGGTAACTAAATCAGCTGCCCCCACAGATTTGATTGTGATCACCGGTAAGCCACTTGCCATAGCCTCTAACACAACGAGTCCAAAGGGTTCATAGCGAGAAGGGAAGACAAAAAAGTTAGTAGCGCGCATAATTTGAGCAATATCTTGGCGATATCCAAGAAAATGCACTCGTTTTTCTAATCCCAATTCTGTTGCTAATTTAGGATAAGGACTGTCTTGGGTGTCGCCTACCACAGCCAGATGTAATTCCTCAGTAGGGATAAGGGCATGTAGGACCATTTCAAGATTTTTGCGAGAGGTGCGAATATCACCTACAAATAAAGCCAAAGGAACCTTTTCTGGAAGTTGCCAAACATGACGTGGTTCTGTTCCAGGTGAAAATTCATCAAGATCAACGCCGTTGGGAATGACTTTAATTTTTTCAGGGGGAAGCACGCTCAATTCTTCTTTTACTTTGTGTGATACAGCAATCACTGACTTGGCTCGGTGAAAGGCTTGTTTTTCCCAAAAAGCATTTAATTTTGTATATAACCATTGGTATAAACCGTAAAAGTTACGATGCTGTTTAGCAGTGTGATAGGGAGATCGCGCCCAAGCACTATGGACAAAGTGAACAGCATTCACATCGCCAGGAAACTGAGTAATTGCCCCATTCACCTTAATTAGATCAAATTTTTGATGATGTTGACGCAACCAACGGGTACTTTGCCAAGAAAAAATGAAATTGCGAAGCAATTCAGTTGGGAAATTGCTAACAGAAATTTTGACCCAATTAACTTCACTGTGCTGACTTAGAAAAGAATCAACAACACTAGCTAAAATAGTGACCTGATAACCACGGGCAATTGCTTCTTGGACAATTTCATAATTTACTCTTCCTTGGCCATCTCCTTTAATTACTTTATGAGTAACAATGCAGATATGGTTAGAACTATATTTTTTCATCAACTAAAATAGAGAGATTTGAAGTTTTATTTACATAATAATATTTTTTATATTAATTTATGAATATTAGATTTTTTTATAATTGGAATCCAAGAGAGAAATGAGCTTTTTCGCAAAAGATAAATTGTCATATGATTAATATATAAAAACAAGAAAAAAAACAATTTTAAGTAGTTAGGGGTTATATATTTATAACGTTTAATACCTACGTAAAGCCGAGCAGCTTCTGAATAAATCTGGCATTGAGTTAAATAATTAATATTTACTTTATAATCGAGCATTCCATTATTTTTTCTATTAAAAACTTTAAGATTTTGATCATGAATAATTTTATAGCCTTTCTTTAAGGCCCGAAGACAAAGTTCAGCATCTTCATAGCCAAAGAAAATATTTTCATCCCACTGTTCTTGATAAAAAAAGATTCTGGGAAAGACTGTTGCATGGATTACAACGGTTTCAGGGATTTCGCTAGACGTAAAATAGCCACGAAAAGTTAGTTTCCCAGGTTTTAGTTCATACCCATCTGGATATTGACTAATTCCTGAAATAATAACTCGATTTTTATCTTCTGAAGGCATTTGCTGATATTGCTCTAAAGCAGAAGCTATAAAATTAGGTTGTACACAAACATCATCGTCAATAAAGCATACTAAGTCAGTATTAGGTATAGCATTCACAGCATTATTACGATTAGGACAGACACCCCTTTGGGGACCAGTAAGATAAATAGTTCCAGGATATTTTTCAGTAATGCAACGATTTTGCTGTTGAACTTCCTGATTAGGTGAGTCATCAGAAACAATAACATGAGCAGGCTTAACCGTAGAATTCCAAAGGGCATTTAAACAAAGGTCTAGCTCCTTTGTCCGATTTCTAGTTGTAATGCAAGCAGATAGTTTCATCTCTTTTTAAAGATAGTTGCTGTTAACTTAATTAAATTAAATTGACTTTGTTTCCAAAAATTCGGAATAACTAAAAAACTAAGATTTTTGAGCCAAAATCGAATGAGATATTTTTTTTTTTTGCTTTGCTATAAAAGTGCCAATCTAAAATTAGTTTTGAAACTTCTATTCCTTCTGCGAAATCCCATTTTTTTTGTAGATAGTATTGAGTTCGCCGATAAGGTAAATTCCGTAATAAGCTCACTTTTTCAGGATATTGAATATATTTGAGAAAATTATTTAGATATTGATTTGTCATTTCAATTCCAGATTGTGATCGCTGCTGTTTTTCAACTGTCAAATTACTACTAGCATGATTATTAGAATCATGAATCCGATAATTTGCTAATGGATCATTTAATCCCACCACTTCCCCTAAAAAGGCAGTACAAAAAACCAGACAGCCGTCAGCACACAAACGCCACTTAACAGGATCAATTGGAAAAACTTTATTAAGGGCACTACGACGATAAGCTAACCCAGAAGTAGGAGGATAGTGCCAAGCATTCCCTGTTTTAAGAATAATTTTGGCTAAGTTATCATCTGGAATCCATCCATATTTACCGTGATTAATAATCTTGTCATCACTATCAATGACATTGAGAGGGTGCATTATACCAATAATGTCGGATTGACTCCTAAAAATATCGACAATCTTTTTTAATTTATTGGGTAGCCAAATATCATCGGCATCCAAAAAAGCGATAATTTCGCCACTTGATGCTTCAAAAGCGGTATTAAAAGCAGCCCCTTGTCCCTGATTTTCTTGAAAAATTGAGGTGATTTTATCAGGGGCTTTCTGGTGTAGTTGTTCAATTACTTGATAGCTATTATCAGTAGAACCATCATCAACAATGATAATTTCATAATTGCGATAAGTTTGATTAAGAACAGAATTAATTGTCGATTCAAGGTATTGAGCATAGTTGTAGTTAGAGACTAGAACAGAAACTTTCATGCTAAGAAAATCCTCTACTATTTTTGAGCTTTATTGACTAAGGGCGAAGAACTTTCAACCTCAAAGAAAGAATGATTTGCTATATCAAACTTAATTTGGTTAACCAAGGTCTCTAATCTCTCATCAATTGAAGAAATTACTTTATCACTACTTAGATAGGGTTGAGAATACGCAGCATATAATAAAGCTTTAGCGACTTTTTCTTTACTAATTAACCAGTTAGAAATCTTTGTTCTAGCACCAAAAATAATTTTTTTAGGTAGAGATCTCTGAGTTTTCATAATTGCTGAAGCTGGCCACAATGATGGTAAATCAATCGGTTGATAATTGAATCCAATTGAGCTACAGTGATCTACCCATTTAAAATCAAGAATGCATTCTAATGTTTTAACTGGAATCCAAGGAGTACGTAAAGCAT
This window of the Euhalothece natronophila Z-M001 genome carries:
- a CDS encoding glycosyltransferase family 2 protein; amino-acid sequence: MKVSVLVSNYNYAQYLESTINSVLNQTYRNYEIIIVDDGSTDNSYQVIEQLHQKAPDKITSIFQENQGQGAAFNTAFEASSGEIIAFLDADDIWLPNKLKKIVDIFRSQSDIIGIMHPLNVIDSDDKIINHGKYGWIPDDNLAKIILKTGNAWHYPPTSGLAYRRSALNKVFPIDPVKWRLCADGCLVFCTAFLGEVVGLNDPLANYRIHDSNNHASSNLTVEKQQRSQSGIEMTNQYLNNFLKYIQYPEKVSLLRNLPYRRTQYYLQKKWDFAEGIEVSKLILDWHFYSKAKKKNISFDFGSKILVF